In Candidatus Sulfurimonas marisnigri, a single genomic region encodes these proteins:
- a CDS encoding bifunctional methionine sulfoxide reductase B/A protein — MKLFISFILLITTMNAMDLKPWKGKIEQLSDEEKYVLLNKGTQRPFVGKYTDITESGVYSCKICETPLYKSDDKFKSNCGWPSFDDAIPGSVKRVPDADGRRVEIVCAKCGGHLGHVFEGEGYTDKNTRHCVNSISLEFNKKQDAKVDNLSKAYFAGGCFWGVEYYLEKLDGVKEVHSGFMGGHVKNPSYYEVVRSNTGHLEAVEVIYDSSKISYKMIAKTFFEIHDPTQANGQGPDIGEQYLSAVFVNNENEKNTIRELISQLEKNGFNIATKILDKQEFYKAEEDHQNYYNKKGTKPYCHGYRKRF, encoded by the coding sequence ATGAAACTTTTTATATCTTTCATACTTTTAATTACAACAATGAATGCAATGGATTTAAAACCCTGGAAGGGCAAGATAGAACAGCTTAGTGATGAAGAAAAATATGTACTTTTAAATAAAGGGACGCAAAGACCTTTTGTTGGAAAATATACTGATATAACAGAAAGTGGTGTTTATTCATGTAAGATATGCGAGACACCACTTTACAAATCTGATGATAAATTTAAATCCAATTGTGGATGGCCAAGTTTCGATGACGCAATTCCCGGCTCTGTGAAAAGAGTTCCCGATGCTGATGGAAGACGCGTTGAAATAGTTTGTGCAAAATGTGGAGGACACTTAGGACATGTTTTTGAAGGTGAGGGCTATACTGATAAAAACACTAGGCACTGTGTAAATTCAATCTCATTGGAGTTTAATAAAAAGCAGGATGCTAAAGTAGACAATCTATCAAAAGCTTATTTTGCTGGTGGTTGCTTCTGGGGAGTTGAATACTACTTGGAAAAACTAGATGGTGTAAAAGAGGTTCATTCTGGTTTTATGGGTGGACATGTAAAAAACCCAAGCTATTATGAGGTAGTTCGCTCTAATACAGGTCATCTTGAGGCTGTTGAAGTAATATATGACAGTTCTAAAATATCTTATAAAATGATTGCAAAAACTTTTTTTGAAATTCACGATCCGACTCAAGCTAATGGCCAGGGACCAGATATAGGAGAGCAGTACCTCTCGGCAGTTTTTGTGAATAATGAAAATGAAAAAAATACAATAAGAGAGCTTATTTCTCAACTTGAGAAGAATGGTTTTAATATTGCTACAAAGATATTAGACAAGCAAGAGTTTTATAAGGCTGAAGAAGATCATCAAAATTATTACAACAAAAAAGGGACTAAACCATATTGCCATGGTTATAGAAAAAGGTTTTAG
- a CDS encoding ribonucleotide-diphosphate reductase subunit beta, which translates to MNRKKIYNPESKENVNDRKIFGGDPTGIFELNNIKYQWAYNLWEVMLNNTWFPKEVDMTRDVIDYKNITQAEKDAYDKALSQLIFMDSLQTNNIMDNINPYVTSPEVNLILVRQSFEEALHSQSYAVMVDSISTNSEEIYDLWRRDMMLKTKNDAIASIYEDLSSNPTEHNLVKACFANQILEGIYFYSGFAYIYTLARSGKMLGSAQMIRFIQRDEVTHLVLFQNLINTLRKERPDLFTDQLKEEVIAMFKQAVQLETDWGRYITQGQILGLTDEIIEQYIQYLADDRLTSVGFEKLYNVTNPIKWVDDFSKFNDQKTNFFEGTVANYSKGSLSFDDDF; encoded by the coding sequence ATGAATAGAAAAAAAATATATAATCCCGAATCAAAAGAAAATGTAAATGATAGAAAAATATTTGGCGGAGATCCTACAGGGATATTTGAGCTAAATAATATAAAATATCAGTGGGCATATAATCTTTGGGAAGTGATGTTAAACAACACTTGGTTTCCAAAGGAAGTTGATATGACTCGTGATGTAATTGACTATAAAAATATCACACAAGCAGAAAAAGATGCTTATGATAAAGCTCTTTCGCAGCTGATTTTTATGGATTCTCTTCAAACAAATAATATAATGGATAATATAAACCCTTACGTAACATCTCCAGAAGTTAACCTTATACTTGTTAGACAATCATTTGAAGAGGCACTTCATTCACAAAGCTATGCCGTTATGGTTGATAGCATCTCTACAAACTCTGAAGAAATTTATGACCTTTGGCGTCGAGATATGATGCTTAAGACAAAAAATGATGCTATTGCTAGTATTTATGAGGACCTCTCTTCTAACCCGACTGAACATAACTTAGTGAAAGCTTGTTTTGCAAATCAAATTTTAGAGGGAATTTATTTTTATAGTGGTTTTGCTTATATTTACACATTGGCAAGAAGCGGTAAAATGTTGGGTTCTGCACAGATGATTAGATTTATTCAAAGAGATGAAGTTACCCACTTGGTTCTTTTTCAAAACCTTATAAATACACTTAGAAAAGAGAGACCAGACCTTTTTACGGATCAGTTAAAAGAAGAAGTTATAGCAATGTTTAAACAGGCTGTACAACTTGAAACAGATTGGGGCAGATATATAACACAAGGACAAATCTTGGGGTTGACAGATGAAATTATTGAGCAGTATATTCAATACCTAGCTGATGACAGATTAACATCTGTTGGTTTTGAGAAGCTTTATAATGTAACAAATCCTATAAAGTGGGTTGATGACTTTTCAAAATTTAACGACCAAAAAACAAACTTCTTTGAGGGAACAGTTGCAAACTACTCAAAAGGAAGTCTTAGTTTTGATGATGATTTTTAG
- the queF gene encoding preQ(1) synthase — translation MKYGEKIVNEFDVDKDLEIWPNEHKRNYLIKMTLPEFSCLCPRSGYPDYATIYLEYTPNEWVIELKAIKLYINSFRDKHVSHENSANEIYELLDRKLKPKYMKVIADYNPRGNVHTVIEIDSSKL, via the coding sequence ATGAAATATGGCGAAAAAATAGTTAATGAGTTTGATGTAGATAAAGATTTGGAAATTTGGCCAAATGAACACAAGAGGAATTATTTAATAAAAATGACACTTCCAGAGTTTTCTTGCCTTTGCCCAAGAAGTGGATATCCTGATTATGCTACTATTTATCTTGAATATACACCAAATGAGTGGGTTATAGAGTTAAAAGCTATAAAATTATATATTAATTCATTTAGAGATAAACATGTATCGCATGAAAATAGTGCAAATGAAATTTATGAACTGCTTGATAGAAAATTAAAACCAAAATATATGAAAGTTATTGCCGATTATAACCCTCGTGGTAATGTTCATACTGTTATAGAAATTGATAGTTCTAAACTTTAA
- the gyrB gene encoding DNA topoisomerase (ATP-hydrolyzing) subunit B has protein sequence MEQNYGASNIKVLKGLEAVRKRPGMYIGDTGHRGLHHLVYEVIDNSIDEAMAGHCDTINVVLTKEGTCRVSDNGRGIPTDMHPTEGMSAATVVLTVLHAGGKFDKDTYKVSGGLHGVGVSVVNALSSDLKMTIYRDGEIHEQEFKEGIPQKALEVIGKSRKHGTTIEFSPDASIFTETTTFEYEFLSRRFKELAYLNPFITIIFYDERTNVKEEYHFEGGIAQYVTDINKKEIVAQVYSFTAKIEDIEFDIALMYNDSYEEKLSSFVNNIRTPNGGTHEAGFRAGLTRVISNYNSQNGAAKEKDTKISGEDVSEGLIAIVSARVPEPQFEGQTKGKLGNTYVRPLVQKSTYEILSKYFEENPLEAKAIVSKSLMAARGREAAKKARELTRRKDSMSVGTLPGKLADCQSKDASICELYLVEGDSAGGSAKMGRDRVFQAILPLKGKILNVEKARIDKVLKSEEITNMITAMGCGIGEEYKEEKLRYHKIIIMTDADVDGSHIQTLLLTFFFRHFRDVVEKGYLYLAQPPLYRYKKGKKEIYFKDDRAMNDYLIENGIESLEINGVGNNDLISYFRMVDHYRGSLVALERRYALVDLIRHFIENPDLIGLDINIMYEKVEKFLTDNDNNILTKSITDNSIHIFVQTKGGMEELLINDDLFGAPHFNEASFVFKKIQEWDIDFDKDIIEVLEDINEYAKKGAYIQRYKGLGEMNPDQLWETTMTPENRVLLQVKIEDGELASDTFTLFMGDEVEPRRNYIETHAKDVKHLDV, from the coding sequence ATGGAACAAAATTACGGTGCTAGTAATATTAAAGTCCTTAAGGGCTTAGAAGCTGTTCGTAAAAGACCAGGTATGTATATTGGTGATACGGGACATCGTGGTCTTCATCATTTAGTTTATGAAGTTATTGATAATTCTATTGATGAAGCAATGGCTGGTCACTGTGATACAATAAATGTAGTTTTAACAAAAGAAGGAACTTGTAGAGTTTCTGATAATGGTCGTGGTATTCCAACAGATATGCATCCAACTGAAGGTATGTCTGCAGCTACAGTTGTTTTAACAGTATTACATGCTGGTGGTAAGTTTGATAAAGATACTTATAAAGTTTCTGGTGGTCTTCATGGTGTTGGTGTTTCTGTTGTAAATGCACTTTCTAGTGATTTAAAAATGACAATTTATAGAGATGGAGAGATACACGAACAAGAATTTAAAGAAGGTATACCTCAAAAAGCATTAGAAGTAATTGGTAAGAGCCGTAAGCACGGAACAACTATAGAATTTTCTCCTGATGCTAGTATATTTACAGAAACAACAACTTTTGAATATGAATTTTTATCTCGTAGATTTAAAGAGTTAGCATATTTAAATCCATTTATAACTATTATTTTTTACGATGAAAGAACAAATGTTAAAGAAGAATATCATTTTGAGGGTGGTATAGCCCAATATGTAACTGATATTAATAAAAAAGAGATAGTTGCTCAAGTTTATTCTTTTACTGCAAAAATAGAAGATATTGAGTTTGATATAGCACTTATGTATAATGATTCATATGAAGAAAAACTTTCATCTTTTGTTAATAATATTCGTACTCCAAACGGTGGTACACATGAAGCTGGATTTAGAGCTGGACTTACTCGTGTTATTTCTAATTACAATTCTCAAAATGGTGCTGCAAAAGAGAAAGATACAAAAATTTCAGGTGAAGATGTTAGTGAAGGTCTTATTGCTATTGTTTCTGCTCGTGTTCCAGAACCACAGTTTGAAGGACAGACAAAAGGTAAATTAGGTAATACTTATGTAAGACCATTGGTCCAAAAATCAACATATGAAATTCTTTCTAAATACTTTGAAGAAAATCCTTTAGAAGCAAAAGCAATAGTTTCTAAGTCTCTTATGGCAGCTCGTGGCCGTGAAGCTGCTAAAAAAGCTCGTGAACTTACACGTAGAAAAGATTCTATGAGTGTCGGAACTCTTCCTGGTAAACTTGCTGATTGTCAAAGTAAAGATGCATCTATTTGTGAACTTTATCTGGTGGAAGGGGATTCTGCAGGCGGTTCAGCTAAAATGGGGCGTGATAGAGTTTTTCAAGCTATTTTACCACTTAAGGGTAAAATTTTAAATGTTGAAAAAGCTAGAATTGATAAAGTTTTAAAATCTGAAGAAATTACAAATATGATTACAGCTATGGGTTGTGGTATTGGTGAGGAATATAAAGAAGAAAAACTTCGTTATCATAAAATTATTATTATGACCGATGCGGATGTTGATGGTTCACATATTCAGACATTATTACTTACTTTTTTCTTTAGACATTTCCGTGATGTAGTTGAAAAAGGTTATTTATATTTAGCTCAGCCACCTCTTTATAGATATAAAAAAGGTAAAAAAGAGATTTATTTTAAAGATGATCGTGCAATGAATGATTACCTTATTGAAAATGGAATAGAATCTTTAGAAATTAATGGTGTTGGTAATAATGATTTAATTTCATACTTTAGAATGGTTGATCATTATAGAGGATCACTAGTAGCTTTAGAGAGAAGATATGCTCTAGTTGATTTAATTCGTCATTTTATAGAAAATCCTGATTTAATAGGTCTTGATATAAATATAATGTATGAAAAAGTTGAGAAATTTTTAACAGATAATGATAATAATATTTTAACTAAAAGTATTACAGATAATTCTATTCATATTTTTGTTCAAACTAAAGGTGGTATGGAAGAGTTACTAATAAATGATGATTTATTTGGAGCTCCACACTTTAATGAAGCTAGTTTTGTTTTTAAAAAGATACAAGAGTGGGATATTGATTTTGATAAAGATATTATTGAAGTTTTAGAAGATATTAATGAATATGCTAAAAAAGGTGCATATATCCAACGTTATAAAGGTCTTGGTGAAATGAATCCTGATCAACTTTGGGAAACAACAATGACACCGGAAAACCGTGTTTTACTTCAAGTAAAAATAGAAGATGGTGAATTAGCATCTGATACATTTACTCTATTTATGGGTGATGAAGTTGAACCACGTCGTAATTATATAGAGACTCATGCTAAAGATGTTAAACATTTAGACGTTTAG
- the typA gene encoding translational GTPase TypA — MQKIRNIAVIAHVDHGKTTLVDGLLEQSGTYGAHEAHAERAMDSNDLEKERGITILSKNTAIRYKDFKINIIDTPGHADFGGEVERVLKMVDGVLVLVDAYEGVMPQTKFVVKKMLALGKKPIVVINKIDKPSADPERVVDEMFDLFAAMDATDDQQDFPIIYAAARDGMAKIDMSDPDGDFQCIFDAILEHVPEPIGDRENHTQAQVFTLDYDNYVGKIGISRIFNGVVRKGDNIMLAKADGELVKGKISKLIGFLGLNRMEIQEAEAGDIVAFAGMETVDVGDTICDPANPMPLDPMHIEEPTLTVVFAVNDSPLAGQEGKHVTSNKLRERLEFEMNTNVAMKLEVVGEGKFKVSGRGELQITVLAENMRRENFEFSISRPEVIVKEIEGVKCEPFEHLVIDVPEELSGGVIERLGKRKAEMKSMLPMGQGFQRIEFEIPARALIGFRGQFLTDTKGEGIMNHSFLEFRPYSGTVESRTYGALISMTPGSTLAFSLFGIQDRGVLFIGVQTEVYEGMIIGEHSRSNDLVVNPIKGKAQSNVRSSGADEAIKLIPPRDMSLERALEWIEDDELLEITPKSVRIRKKFLTEAERKRHSRK; from the coding sequence ATGCAAAAGATTAGAAATATTGCGGTTATCGCTCACGTTGACCACGGTAAAACAACACTAGTTGACGGATTGTTAGAACAATCAGGTACATATGGTGCTCATGAAGCACACGCTGAGAGAGCAATGGATAGTAATGATTTAGAAAAAGAGCGTGGAATCACGATTCTTTCTAAAAATACTGCTATTCGTTACAAAGATTTCAAGATTAACATTATTGACACTCCGGGTCACGCTGACTTCGGTGGAGAAGTTGAACGTGTTCTTAAGATGGTTGATGGTGTTTTAGTTCTTGTTGATGCCTATGAGGGTGTTATGCCTCAAACTAAGTTTGTTGTAAAGAAAATGTTAGCACTTGGTAAAAAACCAATTGTTGTTATTAATAAAATCGATAAGCCTTCTGCTGATCCAGAGCGTGTTGTTGATGAGATGTTTGACCTATTTGCTGCAATGGATGCAACGGATGATCAACAAGATTTTCCAATTATTTATGCTGCTGCCCGTGATGGTATGGCTAAAATTGATATGAGTGATCCAGATGGTGATTTCCAATGTATTTTCGATGCAATTTTAGAGCATGTTCCTGAGCCTATTGGAGACAGAGAGAATCATACTCAAGCACAGGTATTTACACTTGATTATGATAATTATGTTGGTAAGATAGGTATTTCTCGTATCTTCAACGGTGTTGTAAGAAAAGGTGATAACATTATGCTTGCAAAAGCTGATGGTGAGTTAGTTAAAGGTAAGATTTCTAAGCTTATTGGTTTCCTTGGTCTTAATCGTATGGAAATTCAAGAAGCTGAAGCTGGTGATATTGTTGCTTTTGCAGGAATGGAAACTGTTGATGTTGGAGATACTATTTGTGATCCAGCTAACCCAATGCCACTTGACCCAATGCACATCGAAGAGCCGACACTAACGGTTGTTTTTGCAGTAAATGATTCTCCACTTGCTGGTCAAGAGGGAAAACACGTTACTTCAAACAAACTTCGTGAGAGACTTGAATTTGAAATGAATACAAATGTTGCAATGAAGCTTGAAGTTGTAGGAGAAGGTAAATTTAAAGTTTCAGGTCGTGGTGAGCTTCAGATTACTGTACTTGCTGAAAATATGCGTCGTGAAAATTTTGAGTTTAGTATCTCTCGTCCAGAAGTTATCGTTAAAGAGATAGAGGGTGTTAAATGTGAACCATTTGAGCACCTAGTTATCGATGTTCCTGAAGAATTATCTGGTGGGGTTATTGAGCGTCTTGGTAAAAGAAAAGCTGAGATGAAATCAATGCTTCCAATGGGTCAGGGCTTCCAAAGAATTGAGTTTGAAATTCCTGCTCGTGCACTTATCGGTTTCCGTGGTCAATTCTTAACAGATACTAAGGGTGAGGGTATTATGAATCACTCTTTCTTAGAGTTTCGCCCTTATTCTGGAACTGTTGAATCAAGAACTTATGGTGCATTAATCTCTATGACTCCAGGTTCTACTTTAGCATTCTCTCTATTTGGTATTCAAGACCGTGGTGTTCTTTTCATCGGTGTCCAAACTGAAGTTTATGAAGGTATGATTATTGGTGAACACTCACGTTCAAATGATTTAGTTGTTAACCCTATCAAAGGTAAGGCACAATCAAATGTACGTTCATCAGGTGCTGATGAAGCTATTAAGCTTATTCCACCTCGTGACATGTCTCTAGAGCGTGCACTAGAGTGGATTGAAGATGATGAACTTCTTGAAATAACTCCTAAATCTGTTCGTATTCGTAAAAAATTCTTAACTGAAGCAGAGAGAAAAAGACACTCTCGCAAATAA
- a CDS encoding bifunctional diguanylate cyclase/phosphodiesterase, with protein MLLPQTKEREYRFKLALRMVLPIFTLVIALIFHTFITSSESLNSSFYIESILVLVFSIYFIFYLIYKGFDTKITDSVSKVFTREYLYKYLKKELKDNKNYTLVLISIDNLNEINSRYGIKNGDKVLFEVAKWIGEYFKTKEIINFPLGHIKGGDFIIGLKGNKANYKTRLELMFLKADELKVDDIEVQISGAINDNSLSSDIYYLIENLFELQNHNQNYKLVANLDDEMNPSELESHVINAIKKRDFELMTQDVFEKDSVIINECFIKLKTQNSKLIHPKKYMKVLDKLRLMVDYDLMILEENIKNCKASNRDIFAIPISPTSIRNQFFLTRVKELINGNSNAKNRIIFLLSEKEYYSRIEKYNMILQSLRKIGIKIAIDRLGSIHTSFLYLRDLDIDMVRFDSYYTKDINENKNKSVINGFNIMAHQKGVKTWIKMVENEDEYNLSKELDIDYMQGKYIASLKKL; from the coding sequence ATGTTACTTCCACAAACAAAAGAGAGAGAATACCGTTTTAAGTTAGCACTTAGAATGGTACTTCCTATTTTTACTCTAGTTATTGCTCTTATTTTTCATACATTTATAACAAGTAGTGAAAGTTTAAATAGCTCTTTTTATATTGAATCAATTTTAGTTTTAGTATTTAGTATTTACTTTATTTTTTATCTTATATATAAAGGTTTTGATACTAAAATAACTGATAGTGTATCAAAGGTATTTACAAGAGAATATTTATATAAATATTTAAAAAAAGAACTTAAAGATAATAAAAACTATACGCTTGTACTTATAAGTATAGACAACTTAAATGAGATAAACAGCCGTTATGGTATAAAAAATGGTGATAAAGTACTTTTTGAAGTTGCAAAATGGATAGGCGAATATTTTAAAACTAAAGAGATAATAAATTTTCCACTTGGACATATAAAAGGTGGTGATTTTATAATTGGGCTTAAGGGCAATAAAGCAAACTATAAAACAAGATTAGAGCTTATGTTTTTAAAGGCTGATGAACTTAAGGTAGATGATATTGAAGTTCAAATATCAGGAGCTATAAATGATAATAGTCTATCTAGTGATATTTATTATCTTATAGAAAATCTTTTTGAATTACAAAATCATAATCAAAATTATAAACTTGTAGCAAATTTAGATGATGAGATGAACCCGAGTGAGTTAGAATCACATGTTATAAATGCAATAAAAAAAAGAGATTTTGAACTAATGACTCAAGATGTATTTGAAAAAGATTCTGTAATAATAAATGAGTGCTTTATAAAGTTAAAAACTCAAAACTCAAAACTTATTCATCCAAAAAAATATATGAAAGTTTTGGATAAACTTAGACTTATGGTTGATTATGATTTGATGATTTTAGAAGAAAATATAAAAAATTGTAAAGCATCTAATAGAGATATATTTGCTATACCAATATCACCAACTTCTATTAGAAACCAATTTTTTTTAACTAGAGTAAAAGAGCTTATTAATGGTAATTCTAATGCCAAGAATAGAATAATATTTTTACTTAGTGAAAAAGAATATTATTCTAGAATTGAAAAATATAATATGATTTTACAATCATTAAGAAAAATAGGGATAAAAATAGCAATTGATAGACTTGGATCTATTCACACAAGTTTTTTATATCTTAGAGATTTAGATATTGATATGGTTAGATTTGATAGTTATTATACTAAAGATATAAATGAAAATAAAAATAAAAGTGTAATAAATGGTTTTAATATAATGGCACATCAAAAAGGTGTTAAAACTTGGATTAAAATGGTTGAAAATGAAGATGAATATAACTTGTCAAAAGAGTTAGATATTGATTATATGCAAGGTAAATACATTGCATCTTTAAAAAAATTATAA
- a CDS encoding CCA tRNA nucleotidyltransferase, with protein sequence MKKILMINYPKKLDFIFDKLYNYNALPILVGGFIRDKILGLNSKDIDIEIYGISSFSKLEELLEEFGSVNSVGKSFGVCKLHYEGYDLDFSFPRVDNKNNIGHRGFQIEINPNLDFKTAASRRDFTINAIGYDVKNKILLDPFNGLVDLKNKILRVVNEDSFIEDPLRVLRAAQFCGRFELSIDKKLFELCKDMVSNQLLNELPKERIFEEIKKLVLKSNRPSIGFELLKKFGTNIYTSNIYILDEISKQLTTNSATNTVLMLAALCFDYNDKQATYFIQNLTNEKELLNRVLPLIKNHNKINEIFNSNIDNYKLYKLATEVKIEELLILSSAIYFTKNSSNIYEAGDAIYKRAKELNILKEKLPPLLKGKDILNFKIKPSPEFSKILDDAYEAQMSCEFTTRNGAIVWLKKYLKLSKEIKV encoded by the coding sequence ATGAAAAAGATATTAATGATAAATTATCCAAAAAAATTAGATTTTATATTTGATAAACTTTATAATTATAACGCTTTACCTATACTGGTTGGTGGATTTATTAGAGATAAAATATTAGGTTTAAATTCCAAAGATATTGATATAGAGATATATGGCATATCATCATTTTCAAAATTAGAAGAGTTATTGGAAGAGTTCGGAAGCGTTAATAGTGTTGGTAAGAGTTTTGGAGTATGTAAACTACATTATGAAGGGTATGATTTAGACTTTTCATTTCCAAGAGTTGATAATAAAAATAATATTGGACATCGCGGATTTCAAATAGAAATTAACCCAAATTTAGATTTTAAAACTGCAGCAAGCAGAAGAGATTTTACAATAAATGCTATTGGTTATGATGTAAAAAACAAAATATTGCTTGATCCATTTAATGGTTTAGTAGATTTAAAAAATAAAATATTAAGGGTTGTAAATGAAGATAGTTTTATCGAAGATCCACTTAGGGTTCTAAGAGCAGCACAGTTTTGCGGAAGATTTGAACTTAGCATAGATAAAAAACTATTTGAACTTTGCAAAGATATGGTTAGTAATCAACTTCTAAATGAATTACCAAAAGAGAGAATTTTTGAGGAAATTAAAAAACTTGTTCTAAAATCTAATAGACCTTCTATCGGCTTTGAACTTTTAAAAAAATTCGGTACTAATATTTATACAAGTAATATTTATATATTAGATGAAATATCAAAACAACTAACAACTAATTCAGCAACTAACACTGTATTGATGTTAGCCGCTTTGTGTTTTGATTATAATGATAAACAAGCGACATATTTTATACAAAATCTTACAAATGAAAAAGAATTACTTAATAGAGTTTTACCTCTTATAAAAAATCATAATAAAATTAATGAAATATTTAATTCTAATATAGATAATTATAAACTATATAAATTAGCTACAGAAGTGAAAATTGAAGAGCTTTTGATTTTAAGCAGTGCAATATATTTTACTAAAAATAGTTCTAATATATATGAAGCTGGTGATGCTATTTATAAAAGGGCTAAAGAGTTAAATATATTAAAAGAAAAACTCCCTCCTCTTTTAAAAGGGAAGGATATTTTGAATTTTAAAATTAAACCGTCTCCAGAATTTTCAAAAATTTTAGATGATGCATATGAAGCTCAAATGAGTTGTGAGTTTACTACTCGTAATGGAGCTATAGTTTGGTTAAAAAAGTATTTAAAACTTTCTAAAGAAATTAAAGTTTAG
- the dnaN gene encoding DNA polymerase III subunit beta: MKIIIQKSIIENILVHTQPFLEKKDTSQITSHIFMDVSNSKLTVKATDYEIGLTVSTDNINIIGNGCTTANGKKFLDIVRILKDGEINLEVKNDMLYISQSHSNFKLPTFSYNEFPEFPNYEGKPRISIDSQSLVESLKKITPSIDTNNPKFELNGALIDIKQDTINFASTDTRRLAVVNITNNGSSELSIILPKKAIIEIQKLFFDNIEIYYDETNLIIHSNQYTFFTKLINGKFPEYSRIIPKEIANTIILPKAIMIESIKQITTISSDVKITFLNNLITFESLSDDNIEAKTDIVFETGFTSPFTIAINSKYLLDFLNTINSSEFSIGLNEGNLPFILSDNNFRTVVMPIVI; the protein is encoded by the coding sequence ATGAAAATAATAATACAAAAATCTATAATAGAAAATATCTTGGTTCATACACAACCATTTTTAGAAAAAAAAGATACTTCTCAAATAACCTCACATATTTTTATGGATGTATCTAACTCAAAGTTAACTGTTAAAGCAACAGACTATGAGATTGGATTAACAGTATCTACTGATAATATAAATATAATTGGAAATGGCTGCACTACTGCAAACGGAAAAAAATTTTTAGATATTGTCAGAATTTTAAAAGATGGTGAGATTAATCTAGAAGTTAAAAATGACATGTTATATATTTCGCAATCACACTCTAATTTTAAACTTCCAACATTTTCATATAATGAGTTTCCAGAATTTCCTAATTATGAGGGTAAACCTCGTATCTCAATAGATTCACAATCTTTAGTAGAATCTTTAAAAAAAATAACACCATCAATTGACACTAATAATCCTAAGTTTGAATTAAATGGTGCTCTAATAGATATTAAACAAGATACTATAAACTTTGCATCTACAGACACAAGAAGATTAGCAGTTGTTAATATAACAAATAATGGCAGTAGTGAATTATCTATAATTCTTCCTAAAAAAGCAATAATAGAAATTCAAAAACTTTTCTTTGATAATATTGAAATTTATTATGATGAAACTAATTTGATAATTCACTCTAACCAATATACATTCTTTACAAAACTAATAAACGGTAAATTTCCTGAATATTCTAGAATAATTCCTAAAGAAATAGCAAATACTATAATATTGCCAAAAGCTATTATGATAGAGTCTATAAAACAAATAACTACTATATCTTCAGATGTTAAAATAACTTTTTTAAATAATTTAATAACATTTGAATCACTAAGTGACGATAATATAGAAGCAAAAACAGATATAGTTTTTGAGACAGGCTTTACCTCTCCTTTTACAATTGCAATAAATAGTAAATACCTTTTAGATTTTTTAAATACAATTAATAGTTCTGAATTCAGTATAGGTTTAAATGAAGGTAATTTACCTTTTATTTTAAGTGATAATAACTTCAGAACTGTTGTTATGCCAATAGTGATATAA